From Oscillospiraceae bacterium CM, a single genomic window includes:
- a CDS encoding helix-turn-helix transcriptional regulator: MVTPTPNEMHLRQKIAANMAYYRKLHNMTQSELAAQISYSDKSVSKWERAEGVPDIYVLTLLADLFGVSVNDLLCEKAPLPAPPPVHKNKNRLMILLMSIGLVWFVATVTYMVLQIFAPSLSKAWYGFIAAIPASCIVAIVFTSLWWGLKVRFIAVSALVWSVAFGLYIIFPLYQVRLIFAVGAVLQVLFILWFLFQKQLKKMQKELFTPAERKPRI; encoded by the coding sequence ATGGTGACACCCACACCGAATGAGATGCACCTGCGTCAGAAAATCGCCGCAAACATGGCGTATTACAGAAAACTGCATAATATGACGCAATCGGAGCTTGCCGCGCAGATCAGCTATTCCGACAAGTCCGTATCAAAATGGGAGCGCGCCGAAGGCGTTCCCGACATTTATGTGTTAACGCTGCTGGCCGATTTGTTCGGCGTGTCTGTTAATGACCTCCTTTGTGAAAAAGCGCCGCTGCCCGCGCCGCCCCCGGTGCACAAGAATAAAAACCGGCTGATGATTTTGTTAATGTCCATTGGCCTTGTCTGGTTCGTCGCAACTGTGACATATATGGTTTTACAGATCTTTGCGCCGTCCCTTTCAAAGGCTTGGTACGGTTTTATCGCCGCCATACCCGCAAGCTGTATCGTTGCAATTGTTTTCACCTCGCTCTGGTGGGGGCTCAAGGTTCGCTTTATCGCCGTCAGCGCGCTTGTGTGGTCGGTTGCCTTCGGTCTCTACATCATTTTCCCACTGTATCAAGTTCGACTCATCTTTGCCGTTGGCGCGGTGCTGCAGGTGCTTTTTATTCTTTGGTTTCTCTTTCAAAAACAACTCAAAAAGATGCAGAAGGAGCTCTTCACACCGGCTGAAAGGAAACCCCGCATATGA
- a CDS encoding CDGSH iron-sulfur domain-containing protein — translation MSKKIIIKRKGPYIVTGALPLTEKIITPSGRGYVYREGRPLKQAGTYALCRCGRSKNAPFCDGTHEHVGFVGVETASKRPYLERAAVLEGPALDLLDDDRCAFARFCHRDRGDAWQLTMSSDDPLNQREAIRAAADCPAGRLTAVTKSGYLLEPEVPPAAAVLQDPEKNVSAGIFVQGYVPIESADGTVYEPRSRVVLCRCGRSENKPFCDASHVTAAYKDY, via the coding sequence ATGAGTAAGAAAATTATCATTAAGCGAAAAGGTCCCTATATCGTGACGGGTGCGCTCCCGCTCACCGAAAAAATCATCACGCCGTCCGGCCGTGGGTACGTGTATCGGGAAGGCCGCCCCCTGAAACAGGCTGGCACTTACGCGCTTTGCCGGTGCGGCCGCTCCAAGAACGCCCCTTTTTGTGACGGCACGCATGAGCACGTCGGCTTTGTCGGGGTGGAAACGGCGTCGAAAAGGCCATATCTGGAGCGTGCGGCGGTCCTTGAAGGTCCGGCGCTTGACCTCTTGGATGATGACCGCTGTGCCTTCGCCCGCTTTTGTCATCGTGACAGAGGCGACGCCTGGCAGCTGACAATGTCCTCCGACGACCCGCTCAACCAGCGGGAGGCTATCCGCGCAGCCGCTGACTGCCCGGCAGGCCGCCTCACGGCGGTAACGAAATCCGGCTATTTGCTGGAACCGGAAGTTCCCCCCGCTGCTGCGGTTTTGCAGGATCCTGAAAAAAATGTCAGCGCGGGGATATTTGTTCAAGGATATGTTCCCATTGAGAGTGCGGACGGCACAGTCTACGAGCCGAGAAGCCGTGTCGTCCTCTGCCGATGCGGCCGCTCGGAAAACAAGCCGTTTTGTGACGCGTCACACGTTACAGCCGCGTATAAGGATTATTGA
- a CDS encoding IS30 family transposase, which yields MDNNDSITVSAERKKGQHLSLEDRGAVKALLKQGLGVRGIARNIGCSPSTISYELRRGTPTRKSNRGQAPGYSPKLGEAIYKANRRACVKPLKAGSCKTFIDWVVKQIREHKWSLDSCCGYAKRQRLYSEDQMVCTRTLYNMVWAGLLPITPTELPEALKRSTRKARGRENKKHYGTSISARPEIASLRIEGGHWEGDTVVGKRAGKEAVVLSLLEKKTEHYIAIRIPGKTSDAVMSAMKSLRAEYGERFSQIFKTITVDNGSEFADFAEVEAWGSQIYFAHPYSSWERPQNERHNGLFRTFVPKGTSIEQYTDEDILSAADELNGRPRKKLGYHTPEELFEAFLDSEYAA from the coding sequence ATGGATAACAATGATTCTATCACAGTCAGCGCAGAACGCAAGAAAGGGCAACACTTGAGCTTGGAAGATCGTGGTGCTGTCAAAGCCCTCTTGAAGCAGGGACTTGGCGTACGCGGCATCGCCCGAAACATTGGCTGTTCACCGTCCACCATCTCATACGAGTTAAGGCGAGGTACACCGACACGGAAGAGCAACAGGGGCCAAGCACCTGGCTATTCTCCGAAACTCGGCGAGGCCATCTACAAGGCTAATCGAAGGGCTTGTGTCAAGCCCCTCAAAGCAGGCTCCTGCAAGACTTTCATTGACTGGGTAGTCAAGCAGATCCGGGAACACAAGTGGTCGCTGGATTCCTGCTGCGGATATGCGAAGCGACAGCGTTTGTACAGTGAAGATCAGATGGTTTGTACCCGCACTCTGTACAACATGGTCTGGGCAGGCTTGCTTCCCATCACGCCGACCGAACTGCCGGAAGCCTTAAAACGCAGCACCCGAAAGGCCAGGGGCAGGGAAAACAAAAAGCACTACGGCACAAGCATTTCCGCCCGTCCTGAGATCGCTTCCCTTCGTATAGAAGGCGGCCACTGGGAGGGCGACACCGTGGTTGGAAAACGAGCTGGGAAAGAGGCAGTTGTACTCTCTCTGCTGGAGAAGAAGACCGAGCACTACATCGCCATTCGTATTCCCGGAAAGACCAGTGATGCGGTGATGTCTGCCATGAAAAGCCTACGCGCTGAGTACGGGGAACGTTTTTCACAGATTTTTAAGACGATTACCGTAGACAACGGCAGCGAGTTCGCCGACTTTGCAGAAGTCGAGGCTTGGGGTTCCCAGATCTACTTTGCCCACCCATACAGCTCTTGGGAACGTCCTCAGAACGAAAGGCATAATGGACTGTTCCGGACCTTCGTTCCAAAGGGAACATCTATTGAGCAGTATACAGACGAGGACATCCTGTCCGCTGCTGATGAGTTAAATGGGCGACCCCGGAAGAAGCTCGGATACCACACGCCAGAGGAACTATTTGAAGCCTTTCTTGATTCCGAATACGCAGCCTGA
- a CDS encoding diguanylate cyclase has product MTTKGGHLCPRLKHLMTSRPLSAFVQSLKAALVYFFIGSLWILLSDWVMDLIAVHPENLVLISTLKGLFFILTTASVFFFLMFSTMKKVNKTSADITYLAYHDELTGLYNRKYIEKVICRLENDLECPISVVIGDFNGLKLINDAFGHTRGDELLKLSAAAIQKVCRDGDILARWGGDEFIILLPNTTFLQAEAFIHRLRNDCSINFTKASGVDITFGWYTRLMPDEKMIDVINKAENIMYDYKIVNSTSLRSKSVSLIMRTLHEKNSREEAHSRRVGELSRLLAEAAGHSTVDSSLINMIGFLHDIGKIAISDEILNKPGKLTDPEFNLVRQHPEIGYRILMTAYGDSDMTKAVLHHHERWDGSGYPEGLCGDQIPYISRIVSIADSFDAMTSERPYRQSLSAAEAVAEINKYSGTQFDPELARIFVKDVIRV; this is encoded by the coding sequence ATGACGACAAAAGGCGGGCACCTATGTCCCCGACTGAAACACTTGATGACCAGCCGCCCTTTAAGCGCTTTTGTGCAGTCTCTCAAGGCTGCCCTCGTTTATTTCTTTATTGGCAGCTTGTGGATATTACTGTCTGATTGGGTCATGGACCTTATTGCCGTCCATCCAGAAAATCTTGTTCTAATCAGTACGCTCAAAGGGCTTTTCTTTATTTTGACAACGGCGAGCGTTTTTTTCTTTTTGATGTTCAGTACCATGAAGAAGGTTAATAAGACAAGCGCGGATATTACATATCTGGCCTACCATGACGAGCTGACCGGCTTGTATAACAGAAAGTATATTGAAAAAGTCATTTGCCGTCTCGAAAATGACCTTGAATGCCCCATTTCAGTCGTCATCGGTGATTTTAACGGCCTGAAGCTCATTAACGATGCATTCGGGCACACACGCGGTGATGAGCTGCTTAAACTCTCGGCAGCCGCCATCCAAAAGGTCTGCCGTGACGGCGATATTCTAGCCCGCTGGGGCGGTGACGAATTCATTATCCTCCTGCCAAATACGACTTTCTTACAGGCGGAAGCCTTCATCCACCGACTGCGTAATGACTGTTCAATAAACTTCACCAAGGCATCGGGGGTGGATATAACCTTTGGCTGGTACACGCGGCTTATGCCGGATGAAAAAATGATTGATGTCATCAATAAAGCTGAAAACATCATGTACGATTATAAAATCGTCAACAGCACCAGCCTCCGCAGTAAATCCGTCAGTCTTATTATGCGAACGCTGCATGAGAAAAATTCCAGGGAAGAAGCGCATTCCAGACGAGTCGGCGAGCTGTCTCGTCTCTTGGCGGAGGCGGCTGGTCACTCGACCGTTGATTCAAGCCTCATCAATATGATCGGCTTTCTGCACGACATTGGCAAGATTGCCATCAGTGACGAAATTTTGAATAAACCCGGCAAACTGACAGATCCCGAGTTTAATTTAGTGCGCCAGCATCCTGAAATCGGCTACCGGATTTTGATGACGGCCTACGGCGACTCAGACATGACGAAGGCCGTCCTGCACCACCATGAGCGCTGGGACGGATCAGGCTATCCGGAAGGCCTTTGCGGTGATCAAATACCGTACATATCCCGTATCGTCTCAATTGCGGACAGTTTTGACGCCATGACAAGCGAGCGCCCATACCGCCAGTCTTTATCCGCCGCAGAAGCCGTAGCGGAAATTAACAAGTATTCGGGGACGCAGTTTGACCCCGAACTTGCGAGAATTTTTGTGAAGGACGTTATCCGGGTATAA
- a CDS encoding NAD(P)H-dependent oxidoreductase, which produces MKIVAILSSFRNEGNTKQILSLLQKHVCASQDRHGMPCDFEIISLASANLSFCRGCRLCFDKGETSCPLHDGFFSVYQSLQNADAVILASPVYVEDVSAAMKNFIDRMAFNCHRPAFAGKPALIVATSGMGSSNHAVRSMIFALSSWGFQVVGKRKFRMGALMDPAAMPPAFDDAARRLISKLMRAISRQEILKPSFYALLVFKVQQKCFQNDLRYRNTYDHDYWARTGWLNPRCTYYKKHTAWPIKTACAQLLGAVIARILI; this is translated from the coding sequence ATGAAAATTGTTGCCATATTATCAAGCTTTCGAAATGAGGGCAATACAAAACAAATACTGTCGCTGCTGCAAAAACATGTCTGTGCCTCTCAAGACCGGCACGGCATGCCCTGTGACTTTGAGATCATCTCTTTGGCAAGCGCAAACCTTTCTTTTTGCCGTGGCTGCCGCCTCTGTTTTGATAAAGGCGAAACAAGCTGCCCGCTTCATGATGGTTTCTTTTCTGTTTATCAATCCTTGCAGAATGCCGACGCCGTGATATTGGCAAGTCCTGTCTACGTCGAAGATGTTTCCGCTGCCATGAAGAACTTTATTGACCGCATGGCCTTTAATTGTCACAGACCTGCTTTTGCGGGCAAACCGGCGCTGATTGTTGCAACATCGGGGATGGGCTCGTCCAACCATGCCGTTCGGTCGATGATATTTGCGCTGAGTTCCTGGGGTTTTCAGGTTGTGGGCAAACGCAAATTCCGAATGGGGGCGCTCATGGATCCTGCCGCAATGCCGCCGGCGTTTGACGATGCCGCCCGCCGGCTTATCAGTAAACTGATGCGGGCCATCTCAAGGCAAGAAATCCTGAAACCGTCTTTTTATGCGCTTCTCGTCTTCAAGGTGCAGCAGAAATGCTTCCAAAACGATTTGAGATACCGAAATACGTATGACCATGATTATTGGGCGAGAACAGGTTGGCTCAATCCGCGCTGCACGTACTATAAAAAGCATACTGCATGGCCGATAAAAACGGCTTGCGCCCAGCTTCTTGGTGCTGTTATCGCCCGTATTCTGATTTAA
- a CDS encoding DegV family protein codes for MKSFILTCSSTADLPAAYFESKNIPYVCYHVEMDGTQYSDDLGKSISFQEFYSRIDAGAMPVTSQINVDEFVRFFEPFLAAGTDVLHIEMSSAISGTFNSARIAREELMSRYPERQLYLVDSLGASSGFGLLVDAAWDMINTGSTLEETYLWLEENKLDVHHWFFSSDLKHYKRGGRISAASAAVGTLLNICPLMNMNNKGELIPRAKIRGKKHVIDEIVAKMRRHAQNGTAYAGKCFISHSACEDDARQVAGLIEREFSNLNGEVMINNIGTVIGAHTGPGTVALFFWGDKRID; via the coding sequence TTGAAGAGTTTTATATTAACATGCAGCTCGACGGCGGACTTGCCCGCCGCCTATTTCGAGAGCAAGAACATCCCTTACGTCTGTTATCATGTTGAAATGGACGGCACGCAGTATTCGGATGATCTCGGGAAATCCATCTCGTTTCAAGAGTTTTACAGTAGGATTGATGCCGGGGCGATGCCCGTCACGTCGCAAATCAATGTTGACGAATTCGTGCGGTTTTTTGAGCCGTTTCTGGCGGCGGGGACCGATGTTTTGCACATTGAAATGTCCTCGGCAATATCGGGGACGTTCAATTCCGCCAGAATCGCCCGCGAAGAGCTCATGAGCCGGTATCCGGAGCGCCAGCTCTATCTTGTCGATTCGCTCGGCGCCTCCTCCGGTTTTGGGCTTTTGGTCGACGCGGCCTGGGACATGATTAATACGGGCTCAACGCTTGAAGAAACATACCTCTGGCTGGAGGAGAATAAGCTCGATGTGCATCACTGGTTCTTCTCATCAGATTTGAAGCATTACAAGAGGGGCGGCAGGATATCGGCAGCCTCGGCCGCCGTCGGGACGCTTTTAAACATTTGCCCGCTGATGAACATGAACAACAAGGGAGAACTCATCCCAAGGGCGAAAATACGGGGGAAAAAGCATGTGATCGATGAAATCGTCGCCAAGATGCGCCGCCATGCCCAAAACGGCACGGCCTATGCGGGGAAGTGTTTTATCTCCCACTCAGCATGCGAAGACGATGCCCGGCAGGTTGCCGGATTGATCGAAAGGGAATTTTCGAATTTAAACGGGGAAGTTATGATCAATAATATCGGTACCGTGATCGGCGCCCACACAGGCCCCGGTACTGTTGCGCTCTTTTTCTGGGGCGACAAGCGGATCGATTAG
- a CDS encoding response regulator transcription factor, with translation MGARILLIEDEEKLARFVELELSYEGYTVTKAYDGRTGCELAVSGGFDLILLDIMLPELNGMEVLRRVRRSAPIPVIMLTARDSVTDKVAGLDLGADDYITKPFAIEELLARIRAALRKKAAVPDNEILSASTVLLDVRRRTVSVGGKSVELTKREFDLLQYLLKNKGLVVTREALLENVWDFEFDGGTNTVDVYIRFLRGKIDEVHDLKLIHTVRGVGYVIKDE, from the coding sequence ATGGGCGCGCGGATACTGCTGATTGAAGATGAGGAAAAGCTGGCCCGCTTTGTTGAGCTTGAGCTCTCCTACGAAGGCTATACAGTGACGAAAGCCTATGATGGCAGAACGGGCTGCGAGTTGGCTGTGAGCGGTGGCTTTGACCTCATCCTCCTCGATATCATGCTCCCGGAACTCAATGGGATGGAGGTGCTGCGGCGTGTTCGCCGCAGCGCGCCAATCCCTGTTATTATGTTAACGGCACGCGACAGTGTGACCGACAAGGTGGCAGGCCTTGATCTCGGTGCCGACGACTATATTACTAAGCCCTTTGCCATTGAAGAGCTTTTGGCCCGTATTCGCGCAGCCCTGCGCAAAAAGGCAGCAGTGCCCGATAACGAGATCCTATCGGCCAGCACCGTCCTGCTCGATGTGCGGCGCCGTACCGTCTCCGTCGGCGGCAAATCCGTTGAGCTGACGAAGCGGGAATTTGACCTTTTGCAGTATCTCTTAAAAAATAAAGGCCTTGTCGTCACACGAGAGGCACTTTTAGAAAACGTTTGGGATTTCGAATTTGACGGCGGGACAAATACCGTGGACGTCTATATCCGTTTTCTCCGCGGCAAAATCGACGAGGTCCACGACCTGAAGCTCATTCACACCGTTCGCGGCGTGGGATATGTGATTAAAGATGAATGA
- a CDS encoding ubiquitin produces the protein MATFEQVEKLREKANVTYEDAKAALDASNGDLLDALIYLEKQGKVNAPPGGGYYTSSSAEEEKSAPSTGTERQARGTGSFAEAMKKIGRFCANVFRIGNSNYLEAEKNGETLISCPVTALILLLIFFFWVVVPLLIIGLFFGFRYHIRGRELGTDAVNKVMDGASTTAEDIKKNFQDEK, from the coding sequence ATGGCAACATTTGAACAGGTGGAAAAACTGCGCGAGAAGGCAAACGTCACTTATGAGGACGCAAAGGCGGCGCTCGATGCGTCGAACGGCGACCTGCTCGACGCGCTCATTTATCTTGAAAAACAAGGGAAGGTCAACGCCCCGCCCGGCGGCGGCTATTACACCAGCAGCAGCGCCGAAGAGGAGAAAAGCGCGCCCAGCACCGGAACCGAACGGCAGGCGCGCGGGACGGGCAGCTTTGCCGAAGCCATGAAAAAAATCGGGCGATTCTGCGCCAACGTTTTCCGTATCGGCAACAGCAACTATCTAGAAGCCGAGAAAAACGGCGAGACACTGATCTCCTGCCCGGTAACGGCGCTTATCTTGCTGCTGATTTTCTTCTTCTGGGTCGTCGTCCCGCTCTTAATCATCGGGCTATTTTTCGGCTTCCGCTATCATATCCGCGGCAGGGAGTTGGGGACGGACGCTGTCAACAAGGTGATGGATGGGGCCTCGACAACGGCAGAAGATATTAAAAAGAATTTTCAGGATGAAAAATAA
- a CDS encoding SPFH/Band 7/PHB domain protein: MPILIIAAIAVIIIFFGGIKIVRPTHRGLIETLGKYTGFAMPGFHWIVPVIQKLYVVNVTEQMVNAEPQVIITNDNLNATVDAQVYFKVKPDEESVKASIYNANNYYYQIVNLARTTLRNIIGTMSLKSANSERGIINTDLHHTLETETKNWGIEITRTELKEIDPPKDVQETMNKVVKAENEKIAAIDFATATETAADGQKRAEIKRAEGVKQAKILEAEGEAQAIKLVNEAAQEYFVGNAQLLRSLQTVENALKNNAKIIVPGDAQLINMIGEMSGVVPIEKKKPEKPQ; the protein is encoded by the coding sequence GGCATCAAAATTGTCCGGCCGACGCATCGCGGCCTCATTGAAACACTGGGTAAATATACGGGATTTGCCATGCCGGGCTTTCACTGGATCGTCCCTGTCATTCAAAAGCTTTACGTTGTCAACGTGACGGAGCAGATGGTTAACGCCGAGCCGCAGGTCATTATCACGAACGATAACTTAAACGCGACCGTTGACGCTCAGGTCTATTTCAAAGTGAAGCCTGATGAGGAGAGTGTTAAAGCCTCGATCTACAATGCCAATAATTATTACTATCAGATCGTCAACCTCGCACGGACGACGCTCCGTAATATCATCGGCACGATGTCTCTCAAATCCGCCAACAGTGAACGCGGCATTATCAATACAGACCTGCACCATACGCTTGAAACCGAAACAAAAAACTGGGGTATTGAAATCACGCGAACGGAGCTTAAGGAGATTGACCCACCGAAGGACGTTCAGGAGACAATGAACAAGGTCGTCAAGGCCGAGAACGAAAAGATCGCCGCCATCGACTTTGCAACGGCGACGGAAACGGCAGCCGACGGACAGAAACGGGCGGAAATTAAACGCGCTGAGGGCGTTAAACAAGCAAAAATCCTTGAAGCGGAAGGCGAGGCGCAGGCCATTAAGCTCGTCAACGAGGCCGCGCAGGAATACTTCGTCGGCAACGCGCAGCTGCTTCGATCGCTGCAGACTGTTGAAAACGCACTGAAAAACAACGCCAAAATCATTGTGCCGGGTGATGCACAGCTCATCAACATGATCGGCGAGATGTCCGGCGTTGTCCCAATTGAAAAGAAAAAACCTGAAAAACCCCAATAA
- a CDS encoding HAMP domain-containing protein — translation MNETKKASEPAARVGTSIAKKLKARLFWRLVGIFLAVDLFVCLIAAASLVVYSEERAGEGAALLSASIPSEADLATLSRLSDIIIAPVTQQVQGFFLPKPLKHFVPAATQDGTRRVELGAGESVTDRLSGLRYTIYVNTGGTPYQISVMLGSFCRLFELALVALSVFQLLSLLTRTAGDRRFIRRTLEPITALTRAAQDLNAVSKKLDPEKMAALAGKLEGINAARLDTRIQVDETQEELKSLARAINSMLDRINEAYSAQVRFVSDASHELRTPISVIQGYANLLDRWGKNDEKTLQESISAIKEEAANMKDLVEQLLFLARGDNNTILLQTETFDLGALVEEVSGEMRMIDPAHTYEVLSAHTVVSADRALVKQALRILVDNAVKYTDAGGKITLSAAQDAGFAAMTVSDEGIGISADNIPHIFDRFYRADASRARATGGAGLGLAIAKWIAARHDGHLTVLSREGIGTRMTLALPLSAAALPERV, via the coding sequence ATGAATGAAACGAAAAAAGCATCCGAACCTGCGGCGCGCGTTGGCACGTCAATTGCCAAAAAGCTGAAGGCCCGGCTTTTCTGGCGGCTCGTCGGTATTTTTCTTGCCGTCGACCTTTTTGTTTGCCTGATTGCTGCCGCGTCCCTTGTTGTCTACAGTGAAGAGCGGGCGGGGGAGGGCGCCGCGCTGCTTTCGGCATCAATCCCTTCCGAAGCGGACCTCGCGACGCTCAGCCGCCTAAGTGACATTATAATCGCACCGGTGACGCAACAGGTGCAGGGGTTTTTCCTCCCCAAGCCGCTGAAACACTTCGTCCCGGCTGCGACACAAGATGGCACGAGGCGTGTTGAGCTCGGCGCGGGGGAGAGCGTTACCGACCGCCTTAGCGGTCTTCGCTACACGATTTATGTTAACACGGGCGGCACACCGTATCAAATCTCCGTCATGCTCGGATCCTTTTGCCGGTTGTTTGAGCTGGCACTCGTTGCGCTCAGCGTGTTTCAGTTACTGAGCCTTCTCACGCGCACAGCCGGAGACAGGCGTTTTATCCGGCGGACGCTGGAGCCTATTACAGCCCTGACGCGGGCTGCGCAGGATTTGAACGCCGTATCGAAAAAGCTTGACCCTGAAAAGATGGCGGCTCTGGCCGGGAAGCTGGAAGGCATCAACGCCGCCCGGCTCGATACCCGCATACAGGTCGACGAGACGCAGGAGGAACTTAAAAGCTTGGCGCGGGCGATTAACAGCATGCTCGACCGGATTAATGAGGCCTATTCGGCTCAGGTGCGCTTTGTCTCGGACGCCTCACACGAGCTGCGCACGCCGATTTCTGTGATACAGGGGTATGCCAATCTGCTGGATCGCTGGGGGAAAAACGACGAAAAAACACTGCAGGAGTCCATCAGCGCGATCAAGGAAGAGGCCGCCAATATGAAAGACCTTGTCGAGCAGCTGTTGTTTTTGGCGCGCGGCGATAACAATACGATCCTTTTGCAGACGGAGACGTTTGATTTGGGCGCATTGGTTGAAGAAGTCTCCGGCGAGATGAGAATGATCGATCCGGCGCACACGTATGAAGTCCTGTCGGCGCACACAGTCGTCAGCGCCGACAGGGCGCTTGTGAAGCAGGCTCTGCGCATTTTAGTGGACAACGCCGTTAAGTATACGGACGCTGGCGGGAAAATCACGCTGTCAGCCGCGCAGGACGCCGGTTTTGCGGCGATGACCGTTTCAGACGAGGGCATCGGTATCAGCGCCGATAATATCCCGCACATCTTTGACCGTTTTTACCGGGCGGATGCCTCGCGTGCCAGAGCCACGGGGGGCGCCGGACTCGGCCTTGCCATTGCCAAATGGATCGCCGCGCGCCATGACGGGCACTTGACGGTTTTGAGCCGTGAGGGCATTGGGACAAGGATGACGCTGGCGCTGCCGTTATCGGCGGCCGCTCTACCCGAGCGCGTCTGA
- a CDS encoding DUF3795 domain-containing protein, whose protein sequence is MMSYCGIVCSDCPAYKATMADDDDLRRQTAAEWSAKFHADVLPDSIRCRGCRSDELFDFSKVCAVRQCCMEKKLEHCGVCPLFPCSLEEKILKHVPGVQERLESLRRERGLQ, encoded by the coding sequence ATGATGTCATACTGCGGAATTGTCTGCTCTGACTGCCCGGCTTACAAAGCAACAATGGCTGACGATGACGATTTACGCCGCCAAACAGCAGCGGAATGGAGCGCCAAATTCCACGCGGACGTTTTGCCCGACAGCATCCGGTGCCGTGGCTGCCGTTCGGACGAGCTGTTCGACTTCAGCAAGGTCTGTGCCGTTCGCCAATGCTGCATGGAAAAGAAGCTGGAGCACTGCGGTGTTTGCCCGCTGTTTCCATGTTCACTCGAGGAAAAAATACTCAAACATGTGCCCGGCGTTCAAGAAAGGCTTGAATCGCTGCGACGAGAAAGAGGTCTCCAATGA